One region of Sulfuriroseicoccus oceanibius genomic DNA includes:
- a CDS encoding beta-N-acetylglucosaminidase domain-containing protein, which yields MKTRKTSALVLGFALTTGAAFANAPFEIYPRPQQIEYREQTFQISKDVNVVLEQGIDSYTKKRLAKVLKAHGITFTTSPKLVPGKTNILVGINQSGGAVDQYFNSKVSHQETFFDKNDSHIVSIADNVIGVLGDDTDSAFYGITTLKHIFNQIDNRQITELRIDDYSNVKHRGFIEGYYGNPWSNEDRAELMRFGGDYKLNTYFFAPKDDIYHNKKWRELYPEKELAEIKKLAQVGNETKNKYVYALHPFMHSAIRFDTEANYQHDLDIIKAKFVQLLENDVRAFSILADDAGVPPQGPETYVKLLNDLTNWLIEQKNQSYPDLVTDLPFCSNDYMGNGSSPQLKVVNQAPQSVSIIMTGGRIWGEVSEGFTSNFKNNISSPGLEGRPPYLWINWPCSDNSKQHLIMGGNDTFLHPGVNPNNIAGIVLNPMQQAEANKSALFAIADYGWNVWDDKAQADQNWHDSFKYMNHGTAEETKASTALRTISRHMINQNMDGRVRALQESVELAPQLNALRQQLKSGNVDKAAIASLISEFEALQQAAAYYKENPGNPRTRDQIIYWLDCWQDTTTAAINYLKCLDASMDGNKDAIWNYYSTAHAAFEKSKTYKFWYVSHYQNAQVGVQHIVPFIKDLGKHLNSVVSSIVDPSKVIETYITNRSDAPQGKLSALRDGDAKTGVVYKSPTSIASGDYIGIQYNNPIHLERVEFLVGTTANPKDTFAEARIEITKDGENWKPLDGQTYQLPTQVKAENLDLEVRGVRLVATKPKANTWLGVREILVNEEAAASQQDYQLTATASENIGIKMGGSLKDITDGSPTSGPSFAKNPYENPNRDGIPADAFIRADFAQPQKIGTVKFVQAAGDKINRAALEYSADGTNWQPLHTFKKSAPTLTFDASESDITAKALRIRNLEQTAKWWAVKEFSVTPPVKKSLRDAFTNTDAQLKVAVTPERAVLEPTKRITLKPGQFIGIKLDRIKDLKKIRSQVTNKQLTVEASANAVEWSKVNGNALPDARFVRLVNHTKQPVTTGIQRFEVLSNEIHPVRYVKGHAEIYNNSKPEQAFDGDFTTTVFFNRGFNEGDAIVYDLGQVLDIDNLKYVVFDTDTDHVRDAKFQLSLDGKNWRDAFTTASKTDDRDAKPQDNGYKHGSLSDGIIPISHSYLEGENLGMKARYFRILATKTYPHRWIRISEVLINDGAYIRTTNDPTYVSNPIELKGHGPEMMVDGDLTTSYRPNTQDGKIKSGSISYKLSEDTRLKQINIVQDGNAISNAKVMVRTGADQWQQLGTLSKSLNELNTAQHDHIFEIKIEWTGTAPSIYEIAYALKK from the coding sequence CGTTCTTCGACAAGAACGACTCCCACATCGTCTCGATCGCCGACAACGTCATCGGCGTGCTCGGCGACGACACGGACAGTGCCTTCTACGGCATCACCACGCTGAAGCACATCTTCAACCAGATCGACAACCGCCAGATCACCGAACTGCGCATCGACGACTACTCCAACGTCAAGCACCGCGGGTTCATCGAAGGCTACTACGGCAACCCATGGAGCAATGAAGACCGCGCCGAGTTGATGCGCTTCGGCGGCGATTACAAACTCAACACCTACTTCTTCGCGCCCAAGGACGACATCTACCACAACAAGAAGTGGCGCGAACTCTACCCGGAAAAAGAACTGGCTGAGATCAAGAAGCTCGCCCAGGTCGGCAACGAGACGAAAAACAAATACGTCTATGCGCTGCATCCGTTCATGCACAGCGCGATCCGCTTCGACACCGAAGCAAACTACCAGCACGACCTCGACATCATTAAAGCGAAGTTCGTTCAGCTTCTTGAAAACGACGTCCGTGCCTTCAGCATCCTGGCGGACGACGCCGGCGTGCCACCACAAGGCCCGGAAACCTACGTCAAGTTGCTCAATGATCTGACCAACTGGTTGATCGAGCAGAAGAACCAATCCTACCCGGACCTCGTCACCGACCTCCCATTCTGCTCGAACGACTACATGGGCAATGGCTCGTCGCCGCAGCTCAAAGTGGTCAACCAAGCGCCGCAATCGGTCTCCATCATCATGACCGGCGGCCGCATCTGGGGTGAAGTCAGTGAGGGGTTCACCTCGAACTTCAAGAACAACATCAGCTCACCGGGACTCGAAGGTCGCCCGCCATACCTGTGGATCAACTGGCCGTGCAGCGACAACTCGAAGCAGCACTTGATCATGGGAGGTAACGACACCTTCCTCCACCCGGGCGTGAACCCGAACAACATCGCCGGCATCGTGCTCAACCCGATGCAACAAGCCGAGGCGAACAAGTCCGCGCTCTTCGCCATCGCCGACTACGGCTGGAATGTCTGGGACGACAAGGCCCAGGCCGACCAGAACTGGCACGATTCGTTCAAGTACATGAACCACGGGACGGCGGAGGAAACCAAAGCGTCGACCGCTCTGCGCACGATCAGCCGCCACATGATCAACCAGAACATGGACGGCCGCGTGCGTGCACTGCAGGAGTCGGTGGAGCTCGCGCCCCAACTCAACGCGTTGCGCCAGCAATTGAAGTCCGGCAACGTGGACAAAGCTGCGATCGCATCGCTGATTTCCGAGTTCGAGGCGCTACAACAAGCCGCCGCTTACTACAAGGAGAACCCGGGCAACCCACGCACCCGCGACCAGATCATCTACTGGCTCGATTGCTGGCAAGACACCACCACCGCCGCCATCAACTACCTCAAGTGCCTGGATGCCTCGATGGATGGCAACAAGGACGCAATCTGGAATTACTACTCGACCGCTCACGCGGCATTCGAGAAATCGAAAACCTACAAGTTCTGGTATGTGAGCCATTACCAAAACGCGCAGGTCGGTGTGCAGCACATCGTTCCGTTCATCAAAGACCTCGGCAAACACCTCAATAGCGTGGTCTCGTCGATCGTCGACCCGAGCAAGGTCATCGAAACGTACATCACCAACCGCAGCGACGCGCCACAAGGCAAGCTCAGCGCACTGCGCGACGGCGATGCCAAGACCGGCGTAGTCTACAAATCCCCGACGTCCATCGCCAGCGGCGACTACATCGGCATCCAGTACAACAACCCAATCCATCTGGAGCGCGTTGAGTTCCTCGTCGGCACCACCGCCAACCCGAAGGACACCTTTGCCGAAGCACGCATCGAAATCACCAAGGACGGCGAAAACTGGAAACCGCTCGACGGACAAACCTACCAACTGCCAACCCAGGTGAAGGCTGAAAACCTCGACCTCGAGGTGCGCGGCGTCCGACTGGTCGCCACCAAACCAAAGGCCAACACGTGGCTCGGCGTGCGCGAAATCCTCGTCAATGAGGAGGCCGCTGCCAGCCAGCAGGATTACCAACTCACCGCCACCGCGTCGGAGAACATTGGAATCAAAATGGGCGGCAGCTTGAAGGACATCACCGATGGCAGCCCGACCTCCGGCCCGAGCTTTGCCAAGAATCCATACGAAAACCCAAACCGCGACGGAATTCCTGCCGATGCCTTCATTCGCGCCGACTTCGCCCAACCACAGAAGATCGGCACCGTGAAGTTCGTCCAGGCCGCGGGCGATAAGATCAACCGCGCGGCACTGGAATACTCCGCCGACGGCACCAACTGGCAGCCGCTTCATACCTTCAAAAAGAGTGCGCCGACCCTGACATTCGATGCCAGCGAGTCGGACATCACCGCCAAGGCATTGCGGATCCGCAACCTCGAACAAACCGCCAAGTGGTGGGCGGTGAAGGAGTTCAGCGTCACCCCACCGGTGAAGAAGTCGCTGCGCGATGCATTCACCAACACAGACGCCCAGTTGAAGGTCGCGGTCACGCCGGAGCGCGCCGTGCTCGAACCTACCAAGCGCATCACCTTGAAGCCTGGTCAGTTCATCGGCATCAAACTCGACCGCATCAAGGACCTGAAGAAGATCCGCTCGCAGGTGACCAACAAACAACTGACTGTCGAGGCATCCGCCAACGCGGTGGAGTGGAGCAAAGTCAACGGCAACGCCCTTCCGGACGCCCGCTTTGTCCGCTTGGTCAACCACACCAAACAACCAGTCACCACCGGCATCCAGCGCTTTGAGGTGCTCTCAAACGAGATCCACCCGGTCCGCTATGTGAAAGGCCACGCGGAGATCTACAATAACAGCAAACCAGAACAAGCCTTCGACGGCGACTTCACCACCACCGTGTTCTTCAACCGTGGGTTCAACGAAGGCGACGCTATCGTCTACGACCTCGGCCAGGTGCTCGACATCGACAACTTGAAGTACGTCGTCTTCGACACCGACACCGACCACGTGCGCGATGCGAAGTTCCAGCTCAGCCTCGATGGCAAGAACTGGCGCGATGCGTTCACCACCGCGAGCAAGACGGACGACCGCGATGCAAAGCCACAGGACAACGGCTACAAACACGGAAGCTTGTCCGACGGCATCATCCCGATCTCCCATTCCTACCTCGAAGGGGAAAACCTCGGCATGAAGGCACGTTACTTCCGCATCCTCGCTACCAAGACCTATCCACACCGATGGATCCGGATCTCGGAGGTGTTGATCAACGACGGCGCCTACATCCGTACCACCAACGACCCGACCTACGTCTCGAACCCGATCGAGCTCAAAGGCCACGGACCGGAAATGATGGTCGACGGTGACCTCACCACGTCGTACCGCCCGAACACACAGGACGGTAAGATCAAGAGCGGCTCGATCAGCTACAAACTCAGCGAAGACACCCGCCTCAAACAGATCAACATCGTCCAGGACGGCAACGCGATCTCAAACGCCAAAGTCATGGTCCGCACCGGTGCCGATCAGTGGCAACAGCTCGGTACATTGAGCAAGAGCCTCAACGAGCTCAACACCGCCCAGCACGACCACATCTTCGAGATCAAGATCGAGTGGACCGGCACCGCCCCGTCCATCTACGAAATCGCCTACGCACTGAAGAAGTAA